The Halogeometricum rufum genome has a segment encoding these proteins:
- a CDS encoding DUF5822 domain-containing protein — protein sequence MSRVERTNPEGVDYGWVMQTTFVVTILVGSPTVAALSLVYTLPTWAARASFAIRVGAVVWILTAVAVFVYAKRTDAGDGGTSSEAGVETDD from the coding sequence GTGTCACGCGTGGAACGAACGAATCCCGAGGGCGTCGACTACGGCTGGGTGATGCAGACGACGTTCGTCGTCACCATCCTCGTCGGGTCGCCCACCGTCGCCGCGCTCTCGCTCGTCTACACCCTCCCGACGTGGGCGGCGCGCGCCTCCTTCGCCATCCGCGTCGGCGCCGTGGTCTGGATACTCACCGCCGTCGCCGTCTTCGTCTACGCCAAGCGGACGGACGCGGGGGACGGCGGCACTTCGTCCGAGGCGGGCGTCGAGACGGACGACTGA
- the panB gene encoding 3-methyl-2-oxobutanoate hydroxymethyltransferase, producing the protein MTTVRDVREKAGTTPITMLTAYDATTAAVADEAGIDVLLVGDSMGNTDLGYDTTLPVTVDDVASRTAAVARGADEALVVADMPFLSVGVEEAESIENCGRMLKEADADAVKLESGDHTVELTERLVQLGIPVMAHLGLTPQRMKETGYARQGTTRDEGHRILDLARKHEDAGAFCLVLEHVPANLAAQVTDAVSVPTIGIGAGPDCDGQVLVVDDVLGLSPSAPPFAKQYGDLREQMRGAMAAYREEVESGAFPAEEHSHVADELDDLY; encoded by the coding sequence ATGACCACGGTACGCGACGTGCGCGAGAAGGCGGGGACGACGCCGATTACGATGCTGACCGCTTACGACGCCACGACCGCGGCGGTGGCCGACGAGGCGGGCATCGACGTGCTCCTCGTCGGCGACAGCATGGGTAACACCGACCTCGGATACGACACGACGCTCCCGGTCACGGTGGACGACGTGGCGTCGCGCACGGCCGCCGTCGCGCGCGGCGCAGACGAGGCCCTCGTCGTCGCCGACATGCCGTTCCTCTCCGTCGGCGTGGAAGAGGCCGAGAGCATCGAGAACTGCGGCCGCATGCTGAAGGAGGCGGACGCGGACGCCGTCAAGTTGGAGTCGGGCGACCACACGGTCGAACTCACCGAACGCCTCGTCCAACTCGGGATTCCCGTCATGGCTCACCTCGGCCTCACCCCCCAGCGGATGAAGGAGACGGGCTACGCCCGGCAGGGGACGACGCGCGACGAGGGCCACCGCATCCTCGACCTGGCGAGAAAGCACGAGGACGCCGGCGCGTTCTGTCTCGTCCTCGAACACGTCCCCGCGAACCTCGCGGCGCAGGTCACGGACGCCGTCTCCGTCCCGACCATCGGCATCGGGGCGGGGCCGGACTGCGACGGGCAGGTGCTGGTGGTGGACGACGTGCTCGGTCTCTCCCCGTCCGCGCCGCCGTTCGCCAAGCAGTACGGCGACCTCCGCGAACAGATGCGGGGCGCGATGGCGGCCTACCGCGAGGAGGTCGAGT